The stretch of DNA AGGCTCCGATGACCTTCTTGACTCTTGTCTGGTGCGCTGCTGCGCTGCTTCAACAGGCCACGGCGGCTCAGCTGTCGCCGGGCTCCAGTCAACACGCTTACGTGGCGGCGGTGCAAAACGTCCAGGCTCTCGCACCGCGTCCGTTCCACTCCACCGCAAACCGGTCGCGGTTCGGGCCGTCCGGGGGGAGCGGAGGAACCGGGGTTGCTGCCCCGGCGAGTGTGGGCCTGCCGGTGGCCACCGCGGCGGGTGGCAGCGGCGCATCGCCGCCGTCGTCGAAGCCGTATCCGGAACAAGGCCGCGTCGCCAGTTTGCTGAGCGTATCAGGCACTGACACCGATTCGACTGAGGATCGACACGACCTGTCAGCCGCTGTCGCGCTGGCACGGGGCGATGAACACGCCCTGGCCCCGGGCCCACGGTTCAGGTCCGTGCACCGCGTGGCCGTGTACCTCCGCCGCGGCATGTCCACCGCCGGTCGCGATCCGCCCCCTCTGTAAAGGCCCTCGCCGTCCCCTGATCCGCCGAGCGGCCTTGGCCCTGCGGGCACCCGGCCACGATCGTGGCCCGTTGTCGCTGTGGCACTGCCGGTGTCGCGGTGCTGGCGACGGCTGGCTCTCCTTCGCTCCATCCACACCCGCATCCACCACGCCGGCTCGACGTTCCATCGTCGCCGGGCACGTCCATGGCGCGCCCAAGGTGTCGATCGCCCCGCCGGTCGATTCGGCAGCTGATTCCCCCTCTTCCCTCGAGACGATTGCAGAGAGTTTCAACCATGACCAACGAACAAAACGATACGCCCACGTCCCTCTCCTCCCCCTATGCGTATGGCGTCGGCTGGCTGTCGCTCGGCCTGGCCCTCGCGGGCATCATCCTGATCTGCATGGGCGATCCGTTCTGGCTGGGCCTGCCGAGCAGCGCCGCCGCCGCATGGAGCGGACGTTGCGCGCTTCGGCATGGCCAGGACCAACACGCCGGGGCCCACCTGGGCCTCTATCTGGGCGTGTTCAACCTTGTCTTGTGGATGCTGCTGATCGTGTTCATGCAGTACATTCTTGGAATGGACGTCTCGTCGCTGTTCGAGATCCCGGGGCAGAACGGGCGGTAGTGTCGTGCGAACAAGCTGCACCCGCCTGACTGGCTGATCGCGAGCGTGCGCAGCAAGTCGGTGGCGTGTGGGCTCTGCGACTGGATGATGCCACGGCTCCTTGCTTGCGGTGGTGAGACGCCGGGGGTCGGGGGCGCGGTCGCTGGGGTGTTCATGCGGGCTTGTATTCGGGCGGCTGTTCACGCGGACTTCGGTGTCTGGTCGTCCGCGTATCGGCCCGGCTCGAGCGGGTCGCCGGTAGGCATGTTGACCACCTGCACGCTCAATGCGGCAAGGGTAATGTAGACCGCCGGAAACATCGACATCGCGGCGAGCGCCACCCCCATGCCCGCGACGCCCATCACCCCCATCGAAATCAGCAGCACCAGATTGCCCGTCAGATAGGCGTCCGGCTGCACCGCGCCATCGTCGCGCCGCCTCCGTTGGTACAAACGACGACGGATCATGTACCCCGCCACCGCCAGCACGACAAGCGCCACTGCCGCTACCGCGTACAGCGGCCATGGAGGATCGATCACGGCCTCCAGCCCCGGACGATAGCCTACAACCAACACCGCCCCCATACCGAAAAACAGCTGCACCACCAGCAGCGCCCACCACACGCCGCGCGTGATCGTCAACGCACGTTTGGACAACATCGCTTCGCCAGCCATCGTTCCGCTCCCAGCCTTCGGCACTACCGCAACACTGCCAGGGAACGATAGCAGCCGCCGCGGGGCTCGTCAGCCCGCCTGACACACGAAGTCGGGCCGGTGCGGCTGCGGCGGTTTAACGATCACGGGATGCTGGTGGACGAGGGGGTGCTGCCGAGCACGTACCATCCGACGGCCAACTGGATGCAGCAGCAGGCGCGGAACGTGACGATGTAGACCGAAGACGAGGAGCTGGACCTGCGCTTCCTGATCCGGAATCGCGACAGCAAGTCCACCGAGGCATTCGACGAGCACTTCCGCCGGATCAGTGGCGAGCAGATCGCGAAGACGCCGTTCCAGTCGCCGGCCGCGAATTCGTTCGCCGAGTCGTGGGGTTTCGCGCCAGGAACGACGCTTTGGGCCGGGGCGGTGTGGCCCGCGTCAATGTTTCGACGCTCCCGCCATATGATTGTTGACACAATTATTGTTCGGCGTATAATATCCCCGGTGATCAAGGAATCATGACCATGGCACGTTCATCCCTGGCCCGCGACATCAAGAAGCGGCACCCTTTCGCCTCGCCCGAGGAAGAGGCGTACCTGAACCTCTGGCGGACTTTCGCCCAGTTCTCCGAGGGGATCGAGCGGCTGCTCCGCCAGCACGGGCTGTGCGGGACGCACTACAACATCCTCCGCATCCTGGCTGGGGAGAAGGCGGGCACCGGCAAGGGGCTGCCCGCGCTGGAGGTGCGACAGCGGCTGGTGACTCGGGTACCCGATATCACCCGCCTGGTGGACAAGCTGGTGGAGATGGGACTGGTCAGCCGGGTGCGCACCGAAGCGGATCGGCGCGTGGTGCAGTTGGCCATCACGGCCAAGGGTGACCGGTTGGCCAAGAAACTGGAACAGCCGGTCACAGACCTGCATCAGCGGCAACTCGGCCACATGAGCAAGCAGGATCTGGGCCAACTGTCGATGCTGCTGGAAGCGGCACGTAGGGCCGCGAACGAATGAAAATATGCGTGGGACGTTCCCACGCTTTTTGTCGGCACGGATAGTTGTTTGAACAACTTATAAGGAGTCTCCCATGCATCCCGACCTTCAGAATCGCCTCAACGACATTGCCCTCCTGCTGATCCGCGGCGTCCTGGCTGTGGTCTTCGTCTTCCACGGCAGCCAGAAACTCTTCGGCTGGTTTGGTGGCGGCGGCCTCTCGGGTACGGCCGGATTCATGGAGAGCATCGGCATCCCGCTGCCCATGCTCAGCACGCTCCTCGCCGGCTCGGCGGAGTTCTTCGGCGGGATCGTCCTGCTGCTGGGCGTGGGCACCCGCATCGCCGCAGTGCCGATGGCCTTCACGATGCTCGTGGCCATCGTTACCGTCCACAACAGCGCCTTCAACGCAGCGGCCGGCGGCATGGAGTACGCCCTCACGCTCGGCGTCGTTCTCGTCGCGCTGGCACTGACCGGCCCCGGCCGGCTGACGGTCGCCAAGCTGATCCCGCAGCGATCGGAGCGTCGCACAGGCGCGTCTATCGTTCAGTCATCTGCATGAAATCGGGCTGAAGATTCTTTTGACATGACCTTACGGAGGGGGGCATACCCGCCCCCCTCAACGACGAAGGGACACGCAATGTCCGAAACCATCCATGGCATCCATCACGTGACGGCGATCGGCGGCGAGCCAGTCACCAACCTCGACTTCTACACCCGCGTGCTCGGCCTGCGGCTGGTCAAGCGGACGGTCAACTTCGACGACCCTACCACCTGGCACCTGTACTTCGGTGACGAGCACGGTTCGCCGGGCACGCTCATGACATTCTTCCCGCACCCGCTGGCCCGCGCCGGGCGAGCAGGCAGCGGCGAAGTCGCCCGCACCACCTTTGCCGTGCCAGCGGGCGCGCTTGCCGATTGGCGTCAACGGCTCGAGCGCGAAGGCCTTGCGCTGGAGCAAACGGACGAAGGCGATCAGCACTTGCTGGAGGTGCGCGACCCGCACGGCACGCGATTGGCGCTGACTGAGTCGGCTGGCCCCAGCCACGTAGAGCCATGGACTGGTGGCCAGGTCTCGGCCGACCTCGCCATCCGCAGCATTGAGAGCGTGCGTCTGGATGTGCCGGATGTCGATGCCACTGTCGCCTTTTTGCAGGAGATGTTCGGCTTGCAGCAAGTCGGTGGGCGCGGCGACCGTCGCTGGCTGGACGCTGGCGGCGGGCAGCGGGTGGAGGTGAAAGCGTCGGCTCGACCACGGGCCCAACTCGGCGCGGGCTCGGTGCATCATGTCGCCTTCCGCGTGCCCGATGACGAGGCCCATGTGGCGATGCAGCGCCGCCTGGCTGAAGGCGGCTACGCGGTCACCGAGGTCAAGGATCGCCAGTACTTCCGCTCGATTTATTTCCGCGAGCCGGGCGGCGTAATCTTCGAGATCGCCACCGATGTGCCCGGCTTCGCCACCGACGAGCCCGAGGCGGAACTGGGCCAGCGGCTGAAGCTTCCCCCGTGGCTGGAGTCGCGACGAACGGAACTCATGCAGTCGCTGCCCCCGCTGACGCAGGAGGTCTCATCATGAGCGATTTCACGCATCCGCCCATCGGCCTCCATCAGGGCCAACCGATCCGCCACACTGGCGTCCCGCTGGAGCAGGCCGCAGCCGCGATGGTGATGCTCCACGGACGCGGCGGCACCGCGGAATCGATCCTCGAATTGGCCCGCATGTTCGACCAGCCCCGCTTTGCCTACCTCGCTCCGCAAGCCGCCGGCAACACCTGGTACCCACACAGCTTCCTCGTGCCTTGGCAGCGGAACGAGCCGAACGTGAGCTCCGCCCTGCAGGCGGTGGCAGACGTCGTGGCGCAGATCGAAGCGGGAGGCCTGCCGCGCAAGCGGATCATGCTGCTGGGATTCTCGCAGGGCGCATGCCTGGCTGCCGAATTCGCAGCCCGACACGCCGCCCGCTACGGCGGCATCGCCATCCTCACCGGCGGGCTGATCGGCGAACAGATCGATCCCGCCGCATACCACGGCTCGTTCAACGGCACGCCGACGTTCCTGGCCAGCGGCGATCCCGATCCGCACGTGCCCTGGTCGCGTGTCGAGGAGGCGGCCGAGACATACCGCACGCTCGGCGCCGATGTCACGACTCGGCGCTACGCCGGCCGGCCGCACACGGTCTCGCAGGATGAGAGTGAACATGTGCAGGGCATGATGGCCGCACTCCTGGAAGGAGACGGATGATGAAAGTCACCCGTATCTACGGTGACGCCCAGGGGCAGTCGCACTTCGAAGACATCCACGTTGCCTTGGAAGATGCAGGACCGATCGGCCGGCTCAGCCAGCCGCAGCCGCTCAGATCGGTGATCTTTCGCGAGAACGATCCCGGCTACGACTATGACTGGCACACCGCGCCACGCCGGCAATACATCGTGCTGCTGGACGGCGAAATCGAGATCGAGGTCAGCACCGGCGAGAAGCGCCGCTTCGCCGGCGGCGACATCCTGCTGGTCGAGGACGTCACCGGCAAAGGTCATCGCACCCGCCACACCAAGCCCCACCGCCGCCGGTCGCTGTTCCTGCCCTTGGAATGAGCGGTGCAGTCCTAAAATAGTGGAGATTCAGGGCGCATCCACGGAAGGTATGAAGACATGAGTGATTCCATCCGAGACAGCGACACGTTTGCGGAGGATTGGCCAGCGCTGCCCCTGGAGGCGTGGTCGGACACGTACACCACGCTCCACCTATGGACACAGATTGTGGGCAAGATCCGCCTCGCGCAGGCTCCCATGGTGAACCACTGGTGGCAGGTTCCGCTGTATGTCACCACGCGCGGGCTGACCACCTCGCCGATGCCCCACGGTCGGCGACTCTTCCAGATCGACTTCGACTTCCTTGACCACCTGCTGCGGATTCAGACCGACGACGGACAGAGTCGGGAACTTGCACTGCGCTCGTGCACGGTGGCGGATTTCTACCACGAGATCATGGCGGCGCTGCACAAGCTCGGTCTGACGGTGAAAGTATGG from Phycisphaerales bacterium AB-hyl4 encodes:
- a CDS encoding MarR family winged helix-turn-helix transcriptional regulator; protein product: MARSSLARDIKKRHPFASPEEEAYLNLWRTFAQFSEGIERLLRQHGLCGTHYNILRILAGEKAGTGKGLPALEVRQRLVTRVPDITRLVDKLVEMGLVSRVRTEADRRVVQLAITAKGDRLAKKLEQPVTDLHQRQLGHMSKQDLGQLSMLLEAARRAANE
- a CDS encoding DoxX family protein codes for the protein MHPDLQNRLNDIALLLIRGVLAVVFVFHGSQKLFGWFGGGGLSGTAGFMESIGIPLPMLSTLLAGSAEFFGGIVLLLGVGTRIAAVPMAFTMLVAIVTVHNSAFNAAAGGMEYALTLGVVLVALALTGPGRLTVAKLIPQRSERRTGASIVQSSA
- a CDS encoding ring-cleaving dioxygenase, encoding MSETIHGIHHVTAIGGEPVTNLDFYTRVLGLRLVKRTVNFDDPTTWHLYFGDEHGSPGTLMTFFPHPLARAGRAGSGEVARTTFAVPAGALADWRQRLEREGLALEQTDEGDQHLLEVRDPHGTRLALTESAGPSHVEPWTGGQVSADLAIRSIESVRLDVPDVDATVAFLQEMFGLQQVGGRGDRRWLDAGGGQRVEVKASARPRAQLGAGSVHHVAFRVPDDEAHVAMQRRLAEGGYAVTEVKDRQYFRSIYFREPGGVIFEIATDVPGFATDEPEAELGQRLKLPPWLESRRTELMQSLPPLTQEVSS
- a CDS encoding alpha/beta hydrolase, coding for MSDFTHPPIGLHQGQPIRHTGVPLEQAAAAMVMLHGRGGTAESILELARMFDQPRFAYLAPQAAGNTWYPHSFLVPWQRNEPNVSSALQAVADVVAQIEAGGLPRKRIMLLGFSQGACLAAEFAARHAARYGGIAILTGGLIGEQIDPAAYHGSFNGTPTFLASGDPDPHVPWSRVEEAAETYRTLGADVTTRRYAGRPHTVSQDESEHVQGMMAALLEGDG